Proteins encoded in a region of the Nicotiana tomentosiformis chromosome 9, ASM39032v3, whole genome shotgun sequence genome:
- the LOC104115453 gene encoding uncharacterized protein: MIEEQQHRGPPHGVLLAAVVIAVMLVPTLLGENGEAITDFISDLLTPVGLLLLPIILLLTIQFLSSDSGSFISSIFSTGEPNSIHRVSGSPVGVALFLALILFLLYNRVSIFGGDDDSGD; encoded by the coding sequence ATGATAGAAGAACAACAACACCGTGGACCGCCGCACGGCGTTCTCTTAGCAGCGGTGGTAATAGCAGTCATGCTAGTACCAACACTGCTCGGAGAAAATGGCGAAGCCATTACTGATTTCATCTCCGACCTTCTTACTCCGGTTGgtcttcttctgcttcccattATTCTTCTCCTCACTATTCAGTTCCTCTCCTCCGACAGTGGTTCATTCATCTCTAGTATTTTCTCTACCGGCGAACCTAACTCTATCCACCGTGTTAGTGGGTCCCCCGTTGGCGTTGCGCTGTTTCTTGCCCTCATATTGTTCCTTCTCTACAACCGTGTTTCTATCTTCGGCGGCGATGATGATTCCGGCGACTGA